A single Lycorma delicatula isolate Av1 chromosome 12, ASM4794821v1, whole genome shotgun sequence DNA region contains:
- the LOC142332780 gene encoding uncharacterized protein LOC142332780: MILPRLELCACLLLSRLLNQVTLALNERINEIHLYSDSMIALHWIHGQSTNWKVFVANRVSEIQQLTFNAKWHHIESPSNPADILSRGCLLEKLINFVLWWHAPSWLLQDSFCWPTNHYFNSTETKVDPQCLVENVKLFKYLF; encoded by the coding sequence ATGATTCTTCCAAGACTTGAACTCTGTGCTTGTTTGCTCTTATCACGCTTACTTAATCAAGTTACATTAGCTTTAAAtgaaagaatcaatgaaattcatttatattctgaTTCCATGATTGCACTCCATTGGATTCATGGTCAATCCACCAATTGGAAAGTGTTTGTAGCCAATCGAGTTTCAGAAATTCAACAGTTGACTTTTAATGCGAAGTGGCATCATATTGAATCACCTTCGAATCCTGCCGATATACTCTCTCGGGGATGTcttctggaaaaattaattaattttgtattatggtGGCATGCTCCAAGCTGGCTTTTGCAAGATTCTTTCTGTTGGCCAACTAATCATTACTTTAATTCTACTGAAACAAAGGTTGATCCTCAATGCCTTGTTGAAAATGTCAAACTGTTCAAGTATCTCTTTTGA
- the LOC142332779 gene encoding uncharacterized protein LOC142332779: MYRQILVTQKDSNLQRILWRENLEQDLKHYALRTVSYGTTSASFLATRCLVQIVNDNNDQFPNACRAILNDFYVDDLIAGADSVHEIKQLKIDVCNLLKQYGFPLHKWFFNCQNIFSTDDTVLLNTPTYIIK, translated from the coding sequence ATGTACAGACAGATTCTAGTTACTCAGAAGGACAGTAATTTGCAAAGAATACTGTGGCGTGAAAACCTTGAACAAGACTTAAAGCATTATGCCTTAAGAACAGTATCTTATGGTACAACTAGTGCCTCATTTTTAGCTACTCGTTGTTTAGTTCAAATTGTCAATGACAATAACGATCAATTTCCTAATGCCTGCAGAgccatattaaatgatttttatgttgatgacctTATTGCAGGAGCTGATAGTGTACATGAAATTAAGCAGTTAAAAATTGAtgtatgtaacttattaaaacagtatgGCTTTCCCCTTCATAAGTGGTTCTTcaattgtcaaaatattttctcCACTGATGATACTGTACTATTAAATACACCTacctatatcattaaataa